A section of the Branchiostoma lanceolatum isolate klBraLanc5 chromosome 19, klBraLanc5.hap2, whole genome shotgun sequence genome encodes:
- the LOC136425702 gene encoding mucosal addressin cell adhesion molecule 1-like isoform X2 has translation MDHETRKLFFFFLAAVSVQAGPLGQAAGDRHGGGLAQGAEVFYRPEIPDSGVPEKRWGGACLGCPPDPILISGRAFPESGSKVPENPQHGNPDSGRPEVPESPQPENPDSGRPEVPESPQPENPDSGRPEAPEKRWGGECLGCPPDPIILLGKRKRSE, from the exons ATGGATCATGAGACGCGgaaacttttcttcttcttcctggcAGCCGTCAGTGTGCAG GCAGGTCCGCTCGGCCAGGCTGCGGGGGACCGGCATGGCGGCGGCTTAGCCCAGGGCGCGGAGG TCTTCTACAGGCCGGAGATTCCGGATTCCGGAGTTCCGGAGAAGCGGTGGGGAGGGGCGTGTCTGGGCTGCCCTCCGGACCCCATCCTCATATCCGGACGGGCCTTTCCGGAGTCCGGATCCAAAGTCCCGGAAAATCCGCAACACGGGAATCCGGATTCCGGACGGCCCGAGGTTCCGGAGAGTCCACAGCCGGAGAATCCGGATTCCGGACGGCCCGAGGTTCCGGAGAGTCCACAGCCGGAGAATCCGGATTCCGGACGGCCCGAGGCTCCGGAGAAGCGGTGGGGAGGGGAGTGCCTCGGCTGCCCGCCCGATCCCATCATCCTCCTGGGGAAGAGAAAACGGTCAGAGTAG
- the LOC136425702 gene encoding mucosal addressin cell adhesion molecule 1-like isoform X1: MDHETRKLFFFFLAAVSVQAGPLGQAAGDRHGGGLAQGAEEVFYRPEIPDSGVPEKRWGGACLGCPPDPILISGRAFPESGSKVPENPQHGNPDSGRPEVPESPQPENPDSGRPEVPESPQPENPDSGRPEAPEKRWGGECLGCPPDPIILLGKRKRSE; the protein is encoded by the exons ATGGATCATGAGACGCGgaaacttttcttcttcttcctggcAGCCGTCAGTGTGCAG GCAGGTCCGCTCGGCCAGGCTGCGGGGGACCGGCATGGCGGCGGCTTAGCCCAGGGCGCGGAGG AAGTCTTCTACAGGCCGGAGATTCCGGATTCCGGAGTTCCGGAGAAGCGGTGGGGAGGGGCGTGTCTGGGCTGCCCTCCGGACCCCATCCTCATATCCGGACGGGCCTTTCCGGAGTCCGGATCCAAAGTCCCGGAAAATCCGCAACACGGGAATCCGGATTCCGGACGGCCCGAGGTTCCGGAGAGTCCACAGCCGGAGAATCCGGATTCCGGACGGCCCGAGGTTCCGGAGAGTCCACAGCCGGAGAATCCGGATTCCGGACGGCCCGAGGCTCCGGAGAAGCGGTGGGGAGGGGAGTGCCTCGGCTGCCCGCCCGATCCCATCATCCTCCTGGGGAAGAGAAAACGGTCAGAGTAG